The following are from one region of the Pseudazoarcus pumilus genome:
- a CDS encoding tetratricopeptide repeat protein, with product MTGWKAIAQHFGRTQSTVRRWADTADLPVYRAAGEKGLSVYAYADDLDAWLTRRSVSETRAEAYPEPGAGHPTTSAPHLVPAHKRGTLARMVLIAGLSLIAVGGAVTWTQLQSATSPASTNVEPIPEEARELYLRGTYLWNRRTPEGIAGAIEALTRAIEIHPDYAEAHAGLAMTYNLARQYSGMPGWKAYALAEAAARRAIELDPGLDLAQAALAFIEFHWHWRVEAGLARFEEAIRLNPDSANAHMWYASSLLLAGRPERALPVADRARVLDPNNSAVVTIKAQALFYSGREDEARELVEAMIREDPNFAWSYYTRYMMALAQGEYAAYLDNYARLGDVISVPRHRAAAEAGAVALATGGPEAMAMAMFEVEREFYERGEALAWDLARHHALIGDADEALRWLRISLNRREERLIGIQADPAFRLLHDHPEYAALLIEIGFPAEAGPAG from the coding sequence AAAAGGGTCTGTCGGTCTATGCCTATGCGGACGATCTCGACGCCTGGCTGACGCGGCGCAGCGTGAGCGAGACCCGGGCCGAGGCGTATCCGGAGCCGGGTGCGGGGCACCCCACGACGTCTGCGCCACATCTGGTGCCGGCGCACAAGCGCGGAACGCTCGCCCGGATGGTCCTCATCGCCGGGCTGTCGCTGATCGCCGTTGGCGGCGCGGTCACCTGGACCCAGTTGCAAAGCGCCACGTCGCCGGCATCAACAAACGTAGAACCAATACCGGAAGAAGCGCGCGAACTGTATCTGCGCGGTACCTATCTATGGAACCGGCGCACGCCGGAGGGCATTGCCGGCGCCATCGAGGCACTCACGCGGGCCATCGAGATCCATCCCGACTACGCCGAGGCGCATGCCGGCCTGGCCATGACCTACAACCTGGCGCGGCAGTATTCGGGCATGCCCGGATGGAAGGCCTACGCCCTTGCCGAGGCGGCGGCGCGGCGCGCCATCGAGCTCGATCCCGGGCTCGATCTGGCGCAGGCCGCGCTGGCCTTCATCGAGTTTCATTGGCACTGGCGTGTGGAGGCCGGGCTGGCGCGTTTCGAGGAGGCGATCCGGCTCAACCCGGATTCGGCGAACGCCCACATGTGGTACGCCAGCTCGCTGCTTCTGGCGGGGCGGCCAGAGCGGGCGCTGCCTGTTGCCGATCGTGCGCGGGTGCTCGATCCGAACAACAGCGCCGTGGTCACCATCAAGGCGCAGGCGCTGTTCTACAGCGGCCGCGAGGACGAGGCGCGCGAACTGGTCGAGGCCATGATCCGCGAGGACCCCAACTTCGCATGGTCCTATTACACGCGCTACATGATGGCACTGGCGCAGGGCGAGTACGCCGCCTATCTGGACAACTACGCACGCTTGGGCGACGTGATCTCGGTACCGCGCCATCGCGCTGCCGCCGAAGCTGGCGCGGTTGCCCTCGCGACAGGCGGACCCGAGGCGATGGCCATGGCCATGTTCGAGGTCGAGCGCGAGTTCTACGAGCGCGGCGAGGCGCTGGCCTGGGACCTGGCGCGCCACCACGCCCTGATCGGCGATGCGGACGAGGCGCTGCGCTGGCTGCGCATCAGCCTCAACCGCCGCGAGGAGCGGCTCATCGGCATTCAGGCGGACCCCGCGTTCCGGCTGCTCCACGATCATCCCGAGTACGCTGCACTGCTCATCGAGATCGGCTTTCCGGCGGAAGCGGGGCCGGCGGGATAG
- a CDS encoding ABC transporter substrate-binding protein: MVRGLTSRARRLGCAFVLAMVAGPLAAIDIVVVASSAEGRSRVVADAVLQASTPHVLTHGGHADGALETERIRRAALVIALGQDAALAVAAHEDAPPMLVALVSRADFEHLRGHWPIPRMTGLFIDHPVERHLRLIRAVLPEAECTGLVLGPQSRTFEADLAPATESAGLAIEHSFAASAGDVVPALERHLARCASALTLPDAVVSHPHVARAALLTSYRMQRPLFAYSRSWVEAGALAALFSTPATVTRDLLDWIDALESPQRLPEPAHASHFELAMNTRVARALGLQVPDEDTLRAAVTAGRHP, translated from the coding sequence ATGGTAAGAGGCCTCACGTCCCGTGCGCGCCGCCTGGGCTGCGCATTCGTGCTCGCCATGGTGGCCGGCCCGCTGGCGGCCATCGACATCGTCGTCGTCGCGTCCAGCGCCGAAGGCCGTTCGCGCGTCGTCGCCGACGCCGTGCTGCAGGCCTCGACCCCGCATGTGCTCACGCACGGCGGCCACGCCGACGGCGCGCTCGAAACCGAGCGCATCCGGCGAGCCGCCCTGGTGATCGCGCTCGGCCAGGATGCGGCGCTGGCCGTGGCCGCCCATGAGGACGCCCCACCGATGCTCGTGGCGCTGGTCTCGCGCGCCGACTTCGAACACCTGCGTGGACACTGGCCCATCCCTCGCATGACCGGCCTGTTCATAGACCACCCCGTCGAACGTCACCTGCGCCTGATCCGTGCCGTGTTGCCCGAGGCCGAATGCACCGGCCTGGTACTCGGCCCCCAAAGCCGCACTTTCGAAGCCGACCTCGCCCCGGCGACCGAATCCGCCGGGCTGGCCATCGAGCACAGCTTCGCCGCCTCGGCCGGCGATGTCGTGCCCGCGCTGGAACGCCATCTGGCGCGCTGCGCGTCGGCCCTGACCCTGCCCGATGCGGTGGTTTCCCACCCGCACGTCGCGCGCGCGGCGCTGCTCACCAGCTACCGCATGCAACGCCCGCTGTTCGCGTATTCGCGCTCCTGGGTCGAGGCCGGCGCGCTCGCCGCGCTGTTCTCGACACCGGCGACCGTCACGCGCGATCTGCTCGACTGGATCGACGCCCTCGAATCCCCCCAGCGACTGCCCGAGCCTGCACACGCAAGCCACTTCGAACTCGCCATGAACACGCGCGTGGCACGCGCACTCGGCCTGCAGGTTCCGGACGAAGACACCTTGCGCGCGGCCGTGACCGCCGGGAGGCACCCCTGA
- a CDS encoding diguanylate cyclase, which produces MHRLTLSQRLVLIVLLPVALLAGALSGFLLQRSAATADAALRDRAQAIVSFLAPAAEYGVFAGNRRALSALLGAVLEQRDVAAASIIDAEGGVLASSGRRSLPAETVLDYASNGAARIVATADGRLAAIAPVAISPLGIDDHAAPMADDPGVIGWVHVELDTASLAAHKREMIVSTLAIAALVLLLTLALAWGMSRAVSRPVAELVRAVRRISEGRLNSKVGEHSGIGELRALQRGFNHMAQAIAEAQNTMQIRIDEATAQLAHQATHDPLTGLPNRRAFEQALEAAVGASRRASDASVLCFIDLDNFKIVNDTAGHAAGDALLVRLAALIRERVRAGDLVARIGGDEFALILHGCGVAEAHQIAENLRRAVSEFEFMWEGARFTVGLSIGLVPLDGRLESPGDALVAADLACYGAKRGGRNRVVEHTTLPGDSRF; this is translated from the coding sequence ATGCACCGACTCACCCTCAGCCAACGCCTCGTCCTGATCGTGCTGTTGCCCGTCGCGCTGCTCGCCGGCGCACTTTCGGGCTTTCTGCTGCAGCGCAGCGCCGCGACCGCCGATGCCGCCCTGCGTGACCGCGCTCAGGCCATCGTCAGCTTCCTCGCGCCGGCGGCCGAATACGGCGTATTCGCCGGCAACCGCCGCGCACTCTCCGCCTTGCTCGGCGCCGTGCTCGAGCAGCGCGACGTGGCCGCCGCCTCGATCATCGACGCCGAGGGCGGCGTGCTCGCCAGCAGCGGGCGTCGCTCCCTGCCCGCCGAGACGGTGCTCGACTATGCCAGCAACGGCGCGGCGCGCATCGTCGCGACCGCCGACGGCCGGCTCGCCGCGATCGCCCCGGTGGCGATCTCGCCGCTGGGCATCGACGACCATGCCGCACCGATGGCCGACGACCCCGGCGTCATCGGCTGGGTGCATGTCGAACTCGACACCGCTTCGCTGGCGGCCCACAAGCGCGAGATGATCGTCAGTACCCTGGCCATCGCGGCACTCGTCCTGCTGCTCACGCTGGCGCTGGCCTGGGGCATGTCACGAGCGGTCTCCCGCCCGGTGGCCGAACTGGTGCGCGCGGTGCGACGCATTTCCGAAGGCCGCCTGAACAGCAAGGTGGGCGAGCACTCGGGCATCGGCGAGCTGCGCGCGCTGCAGCGCGGCTTCAACCACATGGCGCAGGCCATCGCCGAGGCGCAGAACACCATGCAGATCCGCATCGACGAGGCCACGGCGCAGCTCGCGCATCAGGCCACGCACGATCCGCTCACCGGCCTGCCCAATCGCCGCGCCTTCGAACAGGCACTGGAAGCCGCGGTGGGCGCCTCACGTCGCGCCAGCGATGCCTCGGTGCTGTGCTTCATCGATCTCGACAATTTCAAGATCGTCAACGACACGGCCGGTCATGCCGCCGGGGATGCATTGCTGGTGCGCCTCGCCGCGCTGATCCGCGAGCGCGTGCGCGCCGGCGACCTGGTCGCACGCATCGGCGGCGACGAGTTCGCGCTGATCCTGCACGGCTGCGGCGTGGCCGAGGCACACCAGATCGCCGAAAACCTGCGCCGGGCGGTGAGCGAATTCGAGTTCATGTGGGAAGGCGCACGCTTCACGGTCGGCCTGTCGATCGGCCTGGTGCCGCTCGACGGCCGCCTGGAATCCCCCGGCGATGCGCTGGTCGCCGCCGATCTTGCCTGTTACGGCGCCAAACGCGGCGGTCGCAACCGCGTCGTCGAGCACACCACGCTGCCGGGAGATTCGCGCTTCTGA